GACTTCTGGATGCGCGACATCGGTCCGACGTTCGTGGTCGACGACGTGACCGGGGCCCGTGGCGCGGTGGACTGGGTCTTCAACGGCTGGGGCGCGAACCCGTGGTCGACGTGGACGCGCGACGCCGAGGTCGCCGCCACCGTCGCCGCGGCCGCCGGCGTGGAACGGATCCCGTCACTGCTCGTGAACGAGGGCGGCGCGATCCACGTCGACGGGACCGGACGCGTCCTCGTCACCGAGACGGTCCAGCTCGATCCCCGCCGGAACCCCTACGCCGACCGCGCGCGGGTGGAGCAGGAACTGGCGCGCACGATCGGCGCGACCGACGTGGTCTGGCTGCCCCGCGGTCTCACCCGCGACTACGACGGCTTCGGCACCCGGGGGCACGTCGACATGGTGGCGACCTTCGCCGGCGCCGCGATGGACACCGTGCTGCTGCACGCCCAGCCGGACCCCGGCCACCCGGACCACCTCGTGATGCCGATCGTCCGACGGGCGATCGAGGAGGCGACGGACGCCACCATCGTCGAGCTGCCCGCACCCGCGACGCTCGCCGACGCCGACGGACCCGTCGACTGGAACTACGTGAACCACGTGGTGGTGAACGGCGCGGTGATCGCGTGCGGGTTCGGGGAGCCGGTGGCGGACGAGCGGGCGCGGGGGATCCTCGCGGACGTGTACCCGGGGCGCGAGGTGCGGACGATCGATGCGCGCGAGGTGTTCGCGCGGGGCGGTGGGCTGCACTGCATCACGCAGCAGGAGTCCGCGGCTCGGTAGACGTCAGGTCGCCGGCGCCCCGAGCCCCACCCGCGGCTGCAACCAGTCGAGCCCCGCGGCGAGCGCCGCCCGCGCCGTCACCCAGCTGTGCCGCCCGCCCGGCACCACCCACGTGGCGACGTGCATCCCCGCTGCCCGGGCCCGCCCGGCCATCACGGGCATCACGGGCCCGTAGGTGGTGTCGAGGGCCCCGGCCGCGAAGAACGCGTTCGAGTCCCGGAACGGCGCGCCGGCACGCAGCAGTGCCGCCGGCTGCGCAGCCGCCCACGCCGCGCGGTTCCCACCGAAGCCCTCGTCGACGGTCTTCGTCTCGCTGCCGAGCGTGGGCCCGTCCTCGCCGGAGACGTCGATGAGGTTGCCGAACCGCGAGGGGTCTCCCGCCCCGAGCTGGATCGCGCACGTCCCACCCTGCGAGAACCCGCCGATGGTCCACGCGGAGGCCGCGGTCTGCACCCGCAGGTGGCTCGTCACCCACGCCGGGACGTCCTCGGTGAGGTAGGTCCGGCTGTTGCCGAGCGCCCCGTCGACGCACATCGGGTTCGCCGACCGCGGGCCGAGCTGGTCGGGCACGACGACGATCGGTGCGAGGCCACGGTCGACGGTCGCGAGCGCGTCCATCGTCTGCTCGATCGCCCCGCCGGTCTGCACGTCCTCGGGACCGGCTCCGCGGGACTGGCCGGACAGGAGCACGTCGACGGGCAGCGCCGGTGGGTCGGCGGTGAGCGCGGCCGGGGGCAGGTACAGCAGGGCCTGGCGTGCGACGAAGTGCGATCGCGTGGCCGGGATGGTCACCCGGAGCAGCCGCCCCTGCGTCGGCAGGTCGGCCGGAGCGGTCCACGTCCGCGCCAGGTCGACGCTCGCCGGCGCGGGAGTGGACCCGGGTGCCTCGGCAGCGGGGATCCCGCCGGCCGTGGTCGCGATCGGGGCGTGCGCGGAGGGGGGTGCGCTCGGCACGGTCGTCGCGCGGGCCGTGGAGGCGCGGCTCGGCTCCGCAGCGACGGCCCGCCCGCCAGCGGCGGAGCCCGTCCCACCCGCACCGGTCGCGTGGGCGATCCCCCACCCACCGGCCGCGCCGAGCGCGAGGCCGACCACCAGCCCGGCGGCGAGCAGTCCTCGTGTCCGTGTCATCGGTCGTCCTCGTCCGTCGGCGTCCGGCCCGGTGCCGGTCGTGCCGAGCCGATCGTAGGGAGCCGTGCCGGGAGAGCGCCCGCGGTTCCGGCACCGTGGCTGAGCATCTTCCCGGCCGGTCCCAGGCTCCGGTCGGCAAGTGACACCGCGTACATCCCTGCCTCGCATCGTGTACTCCGTGGCGGGTCCGACGCTGCCCGCGGCGTCGGTATCGTCAGCGGATCGGTCCACCCGATCAGGTCCGCGCACCGCCGCGCGGACCCCGGCCCCCGCAGCTCCGGCTGCGAGCAGGAGGAACTCCCCATGGCGTCACCGACCATCGTCACCGCCCCGCCCGGCACCGCGCGCGGTGGGTCCCTGAAGCGGAGTCTCGGGCTGTGGGCGATCGTCGGACTCGGCCTCGGGTACATGACGCCGACCGTGGTGTTCGACACCTTCGGCATCGTCTCCGGCGAGACGAACGGCGCCGTGCCGAGTGCGTACCTCATCGCCCTCGTGATCATGCTCCTGACGGCGATCAGCTACGGGAAGATGGTCCGCGTCTACCCGGCCGCGGGTTCGGCCTACACGTACGTGCGGGAGTCGATCCACCCGAACGCCGGCTTCATGGTCGGCTGGGCGTCCCTGCTCGACTACCTGCTGCTCCCGATGGTGAACGCGCTCATCATCCGCCTGTACCTCGAGCAGGTCTTCCCGGCACTGCCCGCGTGGGTGACGGTGGTCGTCTACACGCTGTTCGTCACGACGGTGATCTGCCTGTCGATGCGCGGGACGTCGAACCTCAACATGGTCCTGCTCATCGGGGCGATCCTCGCGATGATCGCGTTCGTCGTCTTCGCCGTGATCGAACTCGTCGACGGTGCCGGTGCCGGCACGGTGGTCAGCGCCGAGCCCTTCGTGCACGACGGCGTGACGATGTCGGCGCTCCTCACCGGGGCGACCGTCGTGTGCTTCTCGTTCATCGGGTTCGACGCCGTGACGATGTACACCGAGGAGGCGAAGAGCATCCGCATCATGCCGAAGGCGATCCTGCTGACCGTCCTCATCGGCGGGCTCATCTTCCTCGTCTCGGCGTACTTCGCCCAGCTCCGCTTCCCGACCAACGCCCCGTTCGGCGAGTTCACCGACGACCCGCTGCCCCAGATCGGGCTGCTCGTCGGCGGCAGGGTGTTCCAGGCGATCCTCGTCGCCGCCGGGTTCGTCGCCGCGCTCGCCTCGGGCTTGGCCTCGCACGCCAGCGTCGCCCGCATGCTGCTCGTGATGGGCCGCAACAACGTCCTGCCGAAGAAGGTCTTCGGCTACGTGAGCCCGAGGACCCGCACGCCCATCCCGAACGTCGTCATCGTCGGGGCGGTCACGCTCCTCGCGATGACGTTCTCGCTCGACACCATCTCGGCGTACATCAACTTCGGCGCCCTCATCGCGTTCACGTTCGTCAACCTCACGGTCATCGTGCACTTCGCCTGGCGCGAGGGCCGCCGGCACACCGCCCGTGACCGGTTCGCCTTCATCGTCCTCCCCGGGGTCGCGATGCTGCTGACCGGTGTTCTCTGGTCTCAGCTGCACGCCGACGCCCTCATCGCCGGCGGCGTCTGGGCCGCGATCGGCTTCGTGTACCTGCTGGTGATCACGAAGGGGTTCCGGATCCAGCCGAAGGGCTTCGATGAGAACCAGCCCGTCACCGGCGTCAACAAGCAGCTGACCGACCAGGTCTGAACCACACAGGAGACACGATGAACGACACGGCCACCGTCTACGCGGTCACCGACCCGGCCACCGGCCAGACCCTCGCCACGTTCCCGACGATCACCGACGACGAGCTCCGCGCGGCGATCGACACCGCCGACCGCACGCACGCCCAGTGGTCGCGCACGAGCACCGTCGCCGACCGCGCCGCGCTCCTGCACCGCGTCGCCGAGCTGTACCGGGAGCGTCGGGACGACCTCGCCGCCACGATCGTCCGCGAGATGGCGAAGCCGATCGACCAGGCCGTGGGCGAGGTCGACTTCTGCGCCGACATCTACGACTACTACGCGGACCACGCCGAGGAGTTCCTCGCCGACCAGCCGATCACCCTGGCGGACGGCAGCGAGGGCAGCGCGTTCATCCGGAAGTCCTCGATCGGCGTCCTGCTCGGCATCATGCCGTGGAACTTCCCCGCGTACCAGATCGCCCGGTTCGCCGGTCCGAACCTCGTCATCGGCAACACCGTCCTCCTCAAGCACGCCCCGCAGTGCCCGGAGTCCGCACTCGCGATCGAGCAGGTCTTCCACGACGCAGGCTTCCCCGAGGGCGCGTACACGAACGTCTTCGCCACGAACGACCAGGCGGCCGACGTCATCGCCGACCCCCGCGTCCAGGGCGTCTCCCTCACCGGCTCCGCACGCGCCGGTGCCGCCGTCGCCGAGATCGCCGGCCGCAACCTCACCAAGGTCGTCCTCGAGCTCGGCGGCTCGGACCCGTTCGTCCTGCTGTCGACCGACGACCTCGACGCCGTGGTCGGATCAGCCGTCGCCACCCGCCTCGAGGGCAACGGCCAGGTCTGCAACGCCGCGAAGCGCTTCCTCGTCGCCGACCACCTGTACGACGACTTCCTGGCGAAGTTCACCGACGCGATGGCCGCGGTCTCGCCGACCGACCCGACCACGCCCGGTGCCGAGCTCGGTCCGCTGTCCTCCCCCGCCGCTGCCGACCGGTTGCAGGAGCAGCTCGCGGCGGCCACCGCCCAGGGCGCCACCGTCGTCACCGGCGGCCAGCGTCAGGGCAACGCCTTCACCCCGACGATCCTGACCGGCGTCACGCCCGACAACGACGCCTACCGCGAGGAGTTCTTCGGCCCCGTCGCCGCCGTCTACCGGGTCGAGGACGAGGACGCCGCGATCACGATCGCGAACGACACCCCGTACGGCCTCGGCTCGTACCTGTTCACGACCGACGCCGAGCAGGCACTGCGCGTCGCCGATCGCATCGAGGCCGGGATGGTCTACGTGAACATCGTCGGCGCGGACAGCCCGGAGCTCCCGTTCGGCGGCGTCAAGGCGAGCGGCTTCGGCCGCGAGCTCGGCCCCCTCGGGGCCGACGAGTTCGTCAACAAGAAGCTGATCCGCATCGGCGGCTGACGCCCTGGACCCGGCCCACGACGGACGGGAGGCGCGGTGCCAGCCCCCGCACCGAGGCTCCCGTCCGTCGATGGTCTAGACCAGCGCCGTGAACGACGCGTCGCGCACCAG
The sequence above is a segment of the Curtobacterium sp. BH-2-1-1 genome. Coding sequences within it:
- a CDS encoding agmatine/peptidylarginine deiminase — translated: MTWAMPPETAPQERTWMAFPRPGLTLGDDPASAEAARAVWAATANAISEYQAVTVVVDPVARDDARRLLSGAVDVLEAPLDDFWMRDIGPTFVVDDVTGARGAVDWVFNGWGANPWSTWTRDAEVAATVAAAAGVERIPSLLVNEGGAIHVDGTGRVLVTETVQLDPRRNPYADRARVEQELARTIGATDVVWLPRGLTRDYDGFGTRGHVDMVATFAGAAMDTVLLHAQPDPGHPDHLVMPIVRRAIEEATDATIVELPAPATLADADGPVDWNYVNHVVVNGAVIACGFGEPVADERARGILADVYPGREVRTIDAREVFARGGGLHCITQQESAAR
- a CDS encoding esterase family protein; this encodes MTRTRGLLAAGLVVGLALGAAGGWGIAHATGAGGTGSAAGGRAVAAEPSRASTARATTVPSAPPSAHAPIATTAGGIPAAEAPGSTPAPASVDLARTWTAPADLPTQGRLLRVTIPATRSHFVARQALLYLPPAALTADPPALPVDVLLSGQSRGAGPEDVQTGGAIEQTMDALATVDRGLAPIVVVPDQLGPRSANPMCVDGALGNSRTYLTEDVPAWVTSHLRVQTAASAWTIGGFSQGGTCAIQLGAGDPSRFGNLIDVSGEDGPTLGSETKTVDEGFGGNRAAWAAAQPAALLRAGAPFRDSNAFFAAGALDTTYGPVMPVMAGRARAAGMHVATWVVPGGRHSWVTARAALAAGLDWLQPRVGLGAPAT
- a CDS encoding APC family permease, which codes for MASPTIVTAPPGTARGGSLKRSLGLWAIVGLGLGYMTPTVVFDTFGIVSGETNGAVPSAYLIALVIMLLTAISYGKMVRVYPAAGSAYTYVRESIHPNAGFMVGWASLLDYLLLPMVNALIIRLYLEQVFPALPAWVTVVVYTLFVTTVICLSMRGTSNLNMVLLIGAILAMIAFVVFAVIELVDGAGAGTVVSAEPFVHDGVTMSALLTGATVVCFSFIGFDAVTMYTEEAKSIRIMPKAILLTVLIGGLIFLVSAYFAQLRFPTNAPFGEFTDDPLPQIGLLVGGRVFQAILVAAGFVAALASGLASHASVARMLLVMGRNNVLPKKVFGYVSPRTRTPIPNVVIVGAVTLLAMTFSLDTISAYINFGALIAFTFVNLTVIVHFAWREGRRHTARDRFAFIVLPGVAMLLTGVLWSQLHADALIAGGVWAAIGFVYLLVITKGFRIQPKGFDENQPVTGVNKQLTDQV
- a CDS encoding NAD-dependent succinate-semialdehyde dehydrogenase: MNDTATVYAVTDPATGQTLATFPTITDDELRAAIDTADRTHAQWSRTSTVADRAALLHRVAELYRERRDDLAATIVREMAKPIDQAVGEVDFCADIYDYYADHAEEFLADQPITLADGSEGSAFIRKSSIGVLLGIMPWNFPAYQIARFAGPNLVIGNTVLLKHAPQCPESALAIEQVFHDAGFPEGAYTNVFATNDQAADVIADPRVQGVSLTGSARAGAAVAEIAGRNLTKVVLELGGSDPFVLLSTDDLDAVVGSAVATRLEGNGQVCNAAKRFLVADHLYDDFLAKFTDAMAAVSPTDPTTPGAELGPLSSPAAADRLQEQLAAATAQGATVVTGGQRQGNAFTPTILTGVTPDNDAYREEFFGPVAAVYRVEDEDAAITIANDTPYGLGSYLFTTDAEQALRVADRIEAGMVYVNIVGADSPELPFGGVKASGFGRELGPLGADEFVNKKLIRIGG